From one Magnolia sinica isolate HGM2019 chromosome 18, MsV1, whole genome shotgun sequence genomic stretch:
- the LOC131232578 gene encoding protein NEDD1 isoform X2: MMNLMDPSTALLAACGGDTVKLFDVSEGTGSSDPCTLSYVPSPGFQVNSVKWNHTNLVVASAGDDKKISLWRKNGQSMGTVPTSGSDVGDNIDESILAISFSNKGSRYLCSGGSSQIVRVWDLQRKRCIKWLKGHTDTVTGVMYNCKDEHLASISLKGDLILHNLASGTRAAELKDPNEQVLRVLDYSRISRHVLVTAGDNGSVHMWDTTGRSPKVSWLKQHSAPTTGVCFSPSNDKAITSLCWQRSKPIIVNESTCTAEIALLGGTGEESILMPDPLPSLTSSSLSSATVLVGSRNSGRSVSVADASLLTTTSSGSISTTSYLSAVEETPHRNLLWKGGALSRLHAPRSNYNFNDDMEVFSPLVEVQPITPSLGTWWDEHEDAKNDHDRKPSSLFPSSARRFPYTEEGSMDPHPISHWKSNSTSKQDDTPSTLSLPSSMPITPPEAWGGDGLSDKLSHLRPAVPKQSRFMTSGLLTSGASSSVFTGLQDSSASTSHTSISSLTHTITSSTSLHGKDISNHETLSGFPFSSTSSPFGTKTIAGQANLEFPGSIQLALPRKYSSYAERMSTVSSSGDGASHVIGSPKLKKTGAEIREELVNSFSRSDTSATVSRLLPTTNGAVLQPQTQKSLAQTEQQQGTSSFMLQLVQRTLEETLTSVQKSIHEDMRNLHIELLRQFHMQETEMSSLMTSVLEKQAELMKEVQSLRKENQQLRQLL; encoded by the exons ATGATGAACTTAATGGATCCCTCGACTGCCCTTTTGGCTGCTTGTGGAGGCGACACCGTGAAGCTTTTCGATGTTTCAGAGGGGACGGGTAGCAGCGATCCCTGCACCTTGAGCTACGTGCCGTCGCCTGGTTTCCAAGTGAACTCTGTCAAATGGAATCACACTA ATTTAGTTGTTGCAAGTGCAGGAGATGACAAGAAGATTTCACTATGGCGGAAAAATGGGCAGAGTATGGGAACAGTCCCGACTTCTGGGAGTGATGTTGGAGACAACATTGAT GAATCCATATTAGCTATCAGCTTTAGCAACAAAGGTTCTAGGTATCTTTGTTCTGGAGGTAGCAGTCAAATTGTAAGAGTATGGGATCTGCAGAGGAAGCGCTGCATCAAGTGGCTGAAAGGTCACACAGATACAGTCACTGGTGTAATGTATAATTGCAAAGATGAGCATTTGGCATCAATTAGTCTGAAGGGCGATCTTATCCTTCATAACCTGGCTTCTGGAACACGGGCTGCTGAACTCAAGGACCCAAATGAACAG GTATTAAGAGTGCTTGATTATTCTCGAATTAGCCGGCACGTTTTGGTGACAGCAGGTGACAATGGATCTGTACACATGTGGGATACCACGGGGCGAAGTCCAAAG GTTTCTTGGCTGAAGCAGCATTCTGCACCAACAACTGGTGTTTGCTTCTCACCATCAAATGACAAG GCTATTACAAGTTTATGCTGGCAAAGATCAAAGCCCATCATTGTAAATGAAAGTACTTGTACTGCTGAGATTGCTCTGCTGGGTGGCACAGGGGAAGAATCAATCCTTATGCCAGATCCACTCCCTTCTTTGACATCATCAAGCCTTTCTTCAGCAACAGTGCTGGTTGGTTCCCGTAATTCTGGTCGTTCAGTTTCTGTTGCTGATGCATCTCTGCTTACAACGACCAGCAGTGGGTCGATATCAACTACGTCATACCTCTCGGCGGTGGAGGAAACTCCACATCGTAACCTTTTGTGGAAAGGTGGGGCTTTGTCAAGGTTACACGCCCCACGTTCTAATTACAACTTCAATGATGACATGGAAGTGTTTTCACCACTGGTGGAAGTTCAGCCGATTACACCCTCACTTGGCACTTGGTGGGATGAGCATGAAGATGCAAAAAATGACCATGATAGGAAGCCCTCATCGTTGTTTCCTTCGTCGGCCAGGAGATTTCCGTACACTGAAGAAGGGAGTATGGATCCTCATCCAATCTCACATTGGAAATCGAATTCAACTTCCAAACAG GACGATACTCCATCTACTTTGTCACTGCCAAGTTCTATGCCCATTACTCCTCCTGAAGCTTGGGGTGGGGACGGATTGTCTGACAAACTATCTCATCTCCGCCCAGCAGTTCCCAAGCAATCACGCTTTATGACCAGTGGCTTGTTAACATCTGGCGCTTCTAGTTCCGTATTCACAGGCTTGCAAGATTCATCTGCATCCACAAGCCACACCAGTATCAgctctctaacacatacaatcacaaGTTCTACAAGCCTGCATGGCAAAGACATCTCCAACCACGAGACTCTTTCTGGTTTTCCATTTAGTTCTACTTCTTCACCCTTTGGGACCAAAACGATAGCAGGCCAGGCAAATCTTGAATTTCCAGGGTCAATACAATTGGCCCTCCCTAGAAAATATTCCAGCTACGCTGAGAGGATGAGTACTGTTTCTTCCTCAGGTGATGGAGCGAGCCATGTGATAGGTTCACCAAAACTAAAGAAGACCGGTGCGGAAATACGGGAAGAGCTTGTTAATAGCTTCTCGAGGTCGGATACATCGGCCACAGTGTCAAGGCTTCTTCCAACAACAAAT GGAGCTGTGTTGCAACCCCAAACCCAAAAGAGCTTAGCTCAGACGGAACAGCAGCAGGGAACCTCATCATTTATGCTTCAGCTTGTTCAGCGCACGCTTGAAGAAACACTCACATCCGTACAGAAATCCATCCACGAAGACATGAGGAATCTCCACATCGAACTACTAAGACAATTTCATATGCAGGAG ACGGAAATGTCAAGCTTGATGACATCGGTTCTAGAGAAGCAAGCCGAGCTGATGAAGGAAGTGCAGTCGCTCCGAAAAGAGAACCAGCAACTTAGGCAGTTACTTTGA
- the LOC131232578 gene encoding protein NEDD1 isoform X1 produces MMNLMDPSTALLAACGGDTVKLFDVSEGTGSSDPCTLSYVPSPGFQVNSVKWNHTNLVVASAGDDKKISLWRKNGQSMGTVPTSGSDVGDNIDESILAISFSNKGSRYLCSGGSSQIVRVWDLQRKRCIKWLKGHTDTVTGVMYNCKDEHLASISLKGDLILHNLASGTRAAELKDPNEQVLRVLDYSRISRHVLVTAGDNGSVHMWDTTGRSPKVSWLKQHSAPTTGVCFSPSNDKIIASVGLDKKLYTFDSGTRKSTSCIPYEAPFSSLAFRDDGWTLAAGTSSGRIVFYDVRGKPQPLTVLRAYSSEAITSLCWQRSKPIIVNESTCTAEIALLGGTGEESILMPDPLPSLTSSSLSSATVLVGSRNSGRSVSVADASLLTTTSSGSISTTSYLSAVEETPHRNLLWKGGALSRLHAPRSNYNFNDDMEVFSPLVEVQPITPSLGTWWDEHEDAKNDHDRKPSSLFPSSARRFPYTEEGSMDPHPISHWKSNSTSKQDDTPSTLSLPSSMPITPPEAWGGDGLSDKLSHLRPAVPKQSRFMTSGLLTSGASSSVFTGLQDSSASTSHTSISSLTHTITSSTSLHGKDISNHETLSGFPFSSTSSPFGTKTIAGQANLEFPGSIQLALPRKYSSYAERMSTVSSSGDGASHVIGSPKLKKTGAEIREELVNSFSRSDTSATVSRLLPTTNGAVLQPQTQKSLAQTEQQQGTSSFMLQLVQRTLEETLTSVQKSIHEDMRNLHIELLRQFHMQETEMSSLMTSVLEKQAELMKEVQSLRKENQQLRQLL; encoded by the exons ATGATGAACTTAATGGATCCCTCGACTGCCCTTTTGGCTGCTTGTGGAGGCGACACCGTGAAGCTTTTCGATGTTTCAGAGGGGACGGGTAGCAGCGATCCCTGCACCTTGAGCTACGTGCCGTCGCCTGGTTTCCAAGTGAACTCTGTCAAATGGAATCACACTA ATTTAGTTGTTGCAAGTGCAGGAGATGACAAGAAGATTTCACTATGGCGGAAAAATGGGCAGAGTATGGGAACAGTCCCGACTTCTGGGAGTGATGTTGGAGACAACATTGAT GAATCCATATTAGCTATCAGCTTTAGCAACAAAGGTTCTAGGTATCTTTGTTCTGGAGGTAGCAGTCAAATTGTAAGAGTATGGGATCTGCAGAGGAAGCGCTGCATCAAGTGGCTGAAAGGTCACACAGATACAGTCACTGGTGTAATGTATAATTGCAAAGATGAGCATTTGGCATCAATTAGTCTGAAGGGCGATCTTATCCTTCATAACCTGGCTTCTGGAACACGGGCTGCTGAACTCAAGGACCCAAATGAACAG GTATTAAGAGTGCTTGATTATTCTCGAATTAGCCGGCACGTTTTGGTGACAGCAGGTGACAATGGATCTGTACACATGTGGGATACCACGGGGCGAAGTCCAAAG GTTTCTTGGCTGAAGCAGCATTCTGCACCAACAACTGGTGTTTGCTTCTCACCATCAAATGACAAG ATAATTGCTAGTGTTGGTCTGGATAAAAAGTTATATACTTTTGATTCGGGgactagaaaatcaacatccTGTATTCCCTATGAAGCTCCTTTCTCTTCACTGGCATTTAGAGATGATGGTTGGACACTGGCTGCTGGAACGAGTAGTGGTCGTATAGTATTTTATGATGTTCGTGGAAAACCACAGCCTCTCACTGTTCTTCGTGCTTATAGTTCTGAG GCTATTACAAGTTTATGCTGGCAAAGATCAAAGCCCATCATTGTAAATGAAAGTACTTGTACTGCTGAGATTGCTCTGCTGGGTGGCACAGGGGAAGAATCAATCCTTATGCCAGATCCACTCCCTTCTTTGACATCATCAAGCCTTTCTTCAGCAACAGTGCTGGTTGGTTCCCGTAATTCTGGTCGTTCAGTTTCTGTTGCTGATGCATCTCTGCTTACAACGACCAGCAGTGGGTCGATATCAACTACGTCATACCTCTCGGCGGTGGAGGAAACTCCACATCGTAACCTTTTGTGGAAAGGTGGGGCTTTGTCAAGGTTACACGCCCCACGTTCTAATTACAACTTCAATGATGACATGGAAGTGTTTTCACCACTGGTGGAAGTTCAGCCGATTACACCCTCACTTGGCACTTGGTGGGATGAGCATGAAGATGCAAAAAATGACCATGATAGGAAGCCCTCATCGTTGTTTCCTTCGTCGGCCAGGAGATTTCCGTACACTGAAGAAGGGAGTATGGATCCTCATCCAATCTCACATTGGAAATCGAATTCAACTTCCAAACAG GACGATACTCCATCTACTTTGTCACTGCCAAGTTCTATGCCCATTACTCCTCCTGAAGCTTGGGGTGGGGACGGATTGTCTGACAAACTATCTCATCTCCGCCCAGCAGTTCCCAAGCAATCACGCTTTATGACCAGTGGCTTGTTAACATCTGGCGCTTCTAGTTCCGTATTCACAGGCTTGCAAGATTCATCTGCATCCACAAGCCACACCAGTATCAgctctctaacacatacaatcacaaGTTCTACAAGCCTGCATGGCAAAGACATCTCCAACCACGAGACTCTTTCTGGTTTTCCATTTAGTTCTACTTCTTCACCCTTTGGGACCAAAACGATAGCAGGCCAGGCAAATCTTGAATTTCCAGGGTCAATACAATTGGCCCTCCCTAGAAAATATTCCAGCTACGCTGAGAGGATGAGTACTGTTTCTTCCTCAGGTGATGGAGCGAGCCATGTGATAGGTTCACCAAAACTAAAGAAGACCGGTGCGGAAATACGGGAAGAGCTTGTTAATAGCTTCTCGAGGTCGGATACATCGGCCACAGTGTCAAGGCTTCTTCCAACAACAAAT GGAGCTGTGTTGCAACCCCAAACCCAAAAGAGCTTAGCTCAGACGGAACAGCAGCAGGGAACCTCATCATTTATGCTTCAGCTTGTTCAGCGCACGCTTGAAGAAACACTCACATCCGTACAGAAATCCATCCACGAAGACATGAGGAATCTCCACATCGAACTACTAAGACAATTTCATATGCAGGAG ACGGAAATGTCAAGCTTGATGACATCGGTTCTAGAGAAGCAAGCCGAGCTGATGAAGGAAGTGCAGTCGCTCCGAAAAGAGAACCAGCAACTTAGGCAGTTACTTTGA